A window of Salinibacter grassmerensis contains these coding sequences:
- a CDS encoding HAMP domain-containing protein: MSLRFTDLNLSTRFALLLTIGAVGFVVLFLSFVFYSLDQTEREVERRGELMAKTVGLQSVMRIKMSDQTGIRQMLKRTVESGSALGGGVYDSEGVEINSYGLEGMLPSSAQEIKDGDETTRWIQTTKGTSALVATSDIMSNGEVIGKVLMVMPSTVLQETKQTSYLIAGGIVVGIGLLGVFIVVVLRRTVSRPVNALREAAEEVQGGRLDVHVDADQGDEIGQLADAFNAMVTASREKTETLEEKSAQAEEALEKAETLQHEAEEEQEYLREQFSRISGVLSAVEQGDLTQRLTVKSDDAVGQLMEQVNAMIDQLSGLIQEVETTSSRLSAAAETTASTAEEMSAGT; this comes from the coding sequence ATGTCGCTACGATTTACAGACCTGAACCTCAGCACCCGATTTGCCTTGCTCTTGACGATCGGGGCCGTGGGGTTCGTCGTTCTCTTTCTCTCGTTCGTGTTCTACTCCCTCGATCAGACAGAGCGTGAGGTTGAGCGACGCGGAGAGTTGATGGCCAAGACGGTGGGCCTGCAGTCCGTCATGAGGATAAAAATGAGCGATCAAACGGGCATCAGGCAGATGCTCAAGCGGACTGTAGAGAGCGGATCGGCACTCGGCGGTGGGGTCTACGATTCTGAAGGAGTGGAAATCAACTCGTACGGGCTTGAGGGGATGCTCCCATCCTCGGCCCAAGAGATAAAGGATGGCGACGAGACGACCCGATGGATCCAGACGACCAAAGGGACGTCTGCGTTGGTCGCCACGTCGGATATCATGAGCAATGGAGAGGTGATCGGGAAAGTGCTCATGGTCATGCCGTCCACGGTGTTGCAGGAGACCAAGCAGACGAGCTACCTAATTGCGGGCGGAATTGTCGTTGGCATTGGGCTGTTGGGCGTGTTTATCGTGGTGGTGCTGCGGCGCACCGTCTCGCGCCCGGTCAACGCGCTCCGTGAGGCGGCGGAGGAAGTCCAAGGCGGCCGGCTGGACGTGCACGTGGACGCGGACCAGGGGGACGAGATTGGCCAGCTCGCCGACGCCTTCAACGCGATGGTGACGGCGAGCCGGGAGAAGACCGAGACCCTGGAAGAGAAGTCGGCGCAGGCGGAGGAGGCCCTGGAGAAGGCCGAGACCCTCCAGCACGAGGCCGAGGAGGAGCAGGAGTATCTGCGCGAGCAGTTCAGCCGCATTTCCGGCGTGCTGTCGGCCGTGGAGCAGGGAGACCTCACCCAGCGGCTGACGGTCAAAAGCGACGATGCGGTGGGCCAGCTCATGGAGCAGGTCAACGCGATGATCGACCAGCTTTCCGGCCTCATTCAGGAGGTTGAGACCACCAGCAGCCGGCTCTCGGCGGCCGCGGAGACGACGGCCTCGACGGCGGAGGAGATGTCGGCCGGGACCGA